CGGTTTTCGATCCCTGCGTCGCTTTCGAGATTGAGGTCCACGAGCCGGCTCATGCATGAAATGGCGCTGACCGAGAGCATCGTGGACATCATCTGCGAAGAGGCGCGCAAGCAGGGCTTCGGCAAGGTGCGGGTGGTGCGGCTGCAGGTCGGCGCCATGGCGCATGTCGAGCCGGAGGCGTTGCGCTTCTGTTTCGACGCGGTCTCGCGCGGCACGGTCGCGGAAGGCGCGACGCTGGACATCCGACGTCCACCGGGCGAAGCTTGGTGCTTCGACTGTGGCAAGACGGTTGCGATGGAAGAACGTTTCGGCGCCTGTCCCGATTGTGGGGGGCGACGTGTGCAGATGACGTCGGGTGACGAGCTGCGCATCGATGAACTGGAGGTCGACTGATGTGCACGGTATGCGGCTGTGGAACAGCGTCGGTGGAGACGCAGGCGAAATCGGGCGACGACAAGCAGCAGGACGCCCACGCGCACCCGCACGACCATGCGCATGGTCATCACCACGACCATCATCACCACGATCATCATCACCACGACCATCATCATCACGAGGGCGATCACGCGCATCATCATCCTCACGACCATGCGCATCCCCACCAGGACGACGCGCATGACCATCGCCATGGCGCGGGTGTGATTGATTTCGGCGCCGGAATCTCCGGCGTGCATGTGCCGGGCATGAGTCAGGAGCGGATCGTGCGCATCGAGCGCGACATCCTTTCCAAGAACGACGCCTATGCGCGCCAGAACCGTGCCCGCTTCGCAGCGGACGGCGTGCTCGCGCTCAATCTCGTTT
The DNA window shown above is from Methylocystis echinoides and carries:
- the hypA gene encoding hydrogenase maturation nickel metallochaperone HypA; protein product: MHEMALTESIVDIICEEARKQGFGKVRVVRLQVGAMAHVEPEALRFCFDAVSRGTVAEGATLDIRRPPGEAWCFDCGKTVAMEERFGACPDCGGRRVQMTSGDELRIDELEVD